A window of the Streptomyces luomodiensis genome harbors these coding sequences:
- a CDS encoding FAD binding domain-containing protein, giving the protein MRPFRYERADGVSAAVSTLVREPEAAYLAGGTNLVDLMRLEVATPEVLIDVRRLTSDRIEELPDGGLRIGAAVTNSDLAADPRVRRRYPVLSQALLSGASGQLRNLATTGGNLLQRTRCPYFQNVTTPCNKRAPGSGCSALEGYQRDMAVLGASPACVATHPSDMAVALAALDAVVAVAGPDGQRRIPLTELHRLPDSAPERDTVLERGELITDVELPPPHAATRSRYRKVRDRASYAFALVSVAAALDVADGAVRDARIALGGVAHKPWRATTAEAALRGAPATRESFVDAAAAELSGARPLPGNAFKVPLARNTIVATLLELLEEAR; this is encoded by the coding sequence ATGAGGCCCTTTCGCTACGAGCGCGCCGACGGGGTGTCAGCGGCCGTCAGCACCCTGGTCCGGGAGCCCGAGGCGGCCTATCTGGCCGGGGGCACCAATCTGGTCGATCTGATGCGGCTGGAGGTGGCCACCCCGGAGGTGCTGATCGACGTCCGGCGGCTGACCTCCGACCGGATCGAGGAGCTGCCCGACGGCGGACTGCGCATCGGCGCGGCGGTGACCAACAGCGATCTGGCCGCCGACCCGCGGGTCCGGCGCCGCTATCCGGTGCTCTCCCAGGCGCTGCTCTCGGGCGCCTCGGGCCAGCTGCGCAACCTGGCCACCACCGGCGGGAACCTGCTCCAGCGCACCCGCTGCCCGTACTTCCAGAACGTCACCACCCCCTGCAACAAACGCGCACCGGGCTCGGGCTGTTCGGCACTGGAGGGCTACCAGCGCGACATGGCGGTCCTCGGCGCCTCCCCCGCCTGTGTGGCCACCCACCCCTCCGACATGGCGGTCGCCCTGGCCGCACTGGACGCGGTGGTGGCGGTGGCCGGGCCGGACGGTCAGCGGCGGATCCCGCTGACCGAGCTGCACCGGCTGCCGGACTCCGCCCCCGAGCGCGACACCGTGCTGGAGCGCGGTGAGCTGATCACCGATGTGGAGCTGCCGCCCCCGCACGCCGCGACCCGCTCCCGCTACCGCAAGGTGCGCGACCGCGCCTCGTACGCCTTCGCGCTGGTCTCGGTCGCCGCCGCGCTGGACGTCGCCGACGGGGCGGTACGGGACGCGCGCATCGCGCTGGGCGGGGTGGCGCACAAGCCCTGGCGCGCCACCACCGCCGAGGCGGCGCTGCGCGGCGCGCCCGCCACCCGGGAGAGCTTCGTGGACGCGGCCGCGGCCGAACTGTCCGGGGCGCGGCCGCTGCCGGGCAACGCCTTCAAGGTGCCGCTCGCCCGCAACACGATCGTCGCCACCCTGCTGGAGCTGCTGGAGGAGGCGCGATGA